A DNA window from Palaemon carinicauda isolate YSFRI2023 chromosome 39, ASM3689809v2, whole genome shotgun sequence contains the following coding sequences:
- the LOC137631403 gene encoding uncharacterized protein translates to MSLPIRDEAGKKKTMNNEISHQPKKLLKMTTAIRYKVGKTTTTMIKEISHQPKKLLKMATPIMDKVGKKKKKKTTMIKEISHQPKKLLKMATPIMDKVGKKKKKKTTMIKEISHQPKKLLKMATPIMDKVGKKKKKKTTMIKEISHQPKKLLKMAIPIRDKAGKKKKKKKKKKKTMLKEIRKLVTNLRCYKNGNPNRDKAGKKIMIKN, encoded by the coding sequence ATGTCACTCCCAATTAGGGAtgaagctgggaagaagaagactaTGAATAACGAAATTAGTCACCAACCTAAAAAGTTATTAAAAATGACAACCGCAATTAGGTATAAAGTTGGGAAGACGACGACGACTATGATTAAGGAAATTAGTCATCAACCCAAAAAGTTATTAAAAATGGCAACCCCAATCATGGATAaagttgggaagaagaagaagaagaagacgactatGATTAAGGAAATTAGTCATCAACCCAAAAAGTTATTAAAAATGGCAACCCCAATCATGGATAaagttgggaagaagaagaagaagaagacgactatGATTAAGGAAATTAGTCATCAACCCAAAAAGTTATTAAAAATGGCAACCCCAATCATGGATAaagttgggaagaagaagaagaagaagacgactatGATTAAGGAAATTAGTCATCAACCCAAAAAGTTATTAAAAATGGCAATCCCAattagggataaagctgggaagaagaagaagaagaagaagaagaagaagaagactatgcTTAAGGAAATTAGGAAATTGGTCACCAACCTAAGATGTTATAAAAATGGCAACCCCAATAgagataaagctgggaagaagataatGATTAAGAATTAG